The following DNA comes from Pseudomonas sp. MYb118.
CTCACCAGCCGGCGTAACCGATAGATTCTCCGGTTGAACGCCAGCGATCACTTTCGCCTCCATCAAGAGCGGCAATCTCTCAAACGGGCTTCCTTCCCGGTATTTTAATGTGACGGACCCTGGCTCATTCCTGAAAAACCAGATTACGGCCGGCGGCGATACGATGTCGTCTACCAGAATCCCCTCAACCTCATCGGCCAGATCATCGGACATGACAGCGAACACCAGTTCCCATGGAAGGTCGACGTCAGCACTGTAAATGGCCAATGTCACAAGCCCTCTCAAGTCGCCAGCCGAGGTCACCTGCCAACTGACCTTGCCATCCACCACCGGCACACTTGCACCAAACTCTGGCGATGCGGTGAGCGTCAGCCCCCCAGGATCCACAACCGCGAGAGTGAGCATTCGGGCTATGTCTTCAGGAATTTCGACCGTCACCTCGTTCGCTTGGGCTCGAATCAACGCGGCTGTTTTGCCAAACGCCACCTCATGGCCATTCACCTTCAACGTGGCCTTCTTCCACGGGCTATCGGTAAAACCGATGAACGGAAAATCCATCGTTTTGGTTTCATCGTCATAAGGGTTTTTGAAGCTGGCGGTGATGGTCTGCTTGCCTTCCTTGACAACGGTATATTGGAAATCACTGACGCCAGAATCGTTGGTGGCAACTGTGGTGCTCACCCCATCGACTACCCACTCGACTTCGATACCTTTTACGAGAGCCTGCGTATAGAAAGACTTGAGAGTGACGGACGCCAGCAATGTTTGCCCAATGACAGGAGCGCGAATCGGGGCGCGACTGCTTGCAATGACGCAGCGGAAATGCCCCAGCTTCAAATTGATGATGTGGGGTTTGGCGGTATATCCGCTGCGCAGCCACATTTCCATATCACGGTCTTCGCCGATGGCCGGACAATGCAGTTTGAACGCCGCACCGGTCGCAGGCAGGTCCTGAAATTCACCGAGTGCAGGCTCGATGCTGATGGAAGATGAGGTATCCCCGACGATCTGATGACAGGCAATCTGGTTGGTCATCCAGAGGCTGTCAGGCTCGGGAGTGATGCTCAGGATGTGACATTGCTGCGCTTCTGCACCGTGGCAGATGTACACGGGGCTTGATGTATCGGCGGCGGATTGGGGTTTAGTGCTCATCACAAGGCCTCGGGGAGTCAGAGACGATTCGAGTAACTGTTCCGTTTAACTATCGAGGTAATGCGCGGAATGCGGAACTTTCAGATATGACAGTTCGATTAGAACAAATGGAAATAAATAGCTTTTAACTGGCCTACCAAGTGCTTAGATAAAATTTCTGCCAACCGCGAACAAGAGCTTAAAGTTCCGACGATACCGATCACATCAATTCTCTCTCCACTATTTTGCGTGCATTCAACTAATGCGTGACGTCAAAGAAAATCTCGTCATATAAATCGGGGATTTCCAACACTGTCAACAAAATAGAAAACTTACCCAACCCCGCCGGTGATACAAATGATAACGTCCACCTCGCGTTTTCCCAAGATTCCATACCGACACGCTGGGCACCTTTTGGCAGCAAATTAACGCGATCTGGAGTATTGCGCGCCTCCAAATAAAGAGTTTTTCCGCTGATTTCGGGCAACATTGCATGAAACTCAAGCAAATATCCGCCGCTCACGCGGTTTATTAAATTATAGGTATCCCAATCTGACAGAGCAACATGTTCCAGCTTACACCTGATCACGTCTCTTATCTTCTTCGATCGGACACTACAGAGGGGCAATACTATAGGAGCAGGGACTTCCCTGGCTGCCACAGCCAATTCAAAAGTCCCCTCCCCCTCCGCAGATACTTCCCAACTGTAGATATCTACCTCAGTATTGAAATCAGGCTGACTCACGACACTTATGCCCATCCCGTCTTGCTTATCACATTGAAGTATGAATGGGACGCCACTTATCGGGCTACCTGCCTTCGGAACCAAGGTGAGCGTTTTCGTATCTCCAGAAAAGAAGAAAATACCCTCCTGACCTGGCGGCAATCCATCCATATTGACTTCAACCTCGTCCACTAAATCAGCCGAAATCACTTTACTATCAGGCAATTTAAAATTCTGAGTGATCTGATCACCCCACACTTCCAATCTGAAAATTCCGCTCCTATTGAGAGCTTCAATTTTCCACGAATGCGGATTGGTAGATTCAGGTGTGATTATTAAGTCACCAGGTTCCAAATTGCTTATCGGAAAAGCTCTGAGCTCTAACGGATATCCTGGTAGCGGACTATTCTCCGTATATCTCAACGTGATACTGCTATTCTCCCCTCTGAAAAATAGCGACTTTTCAGAAAATGGCTCACCATCCAACTGAACTTCAGCTATTTCTTCTCTCAAATGACGCGACATCACCTTGCACATTGGTAACTTAATACCGGTGATGCCAGGAGGTCCGTTCACCTCCACTTCAAACGTACCACTATCAGTATGTGAATTTATAATCCAAGTACGCGCATCAGTATCGCCGATCGGTGTAACAGAGAGATTTTCTGGACGGACGCCCATGAGTGCTTTCGCACTCAGCACCAATGGCAAGTTTTGCAAAGGGCTGCCGTCTCTGTATCTCAGGATGACCGTTTGAGGTTCATTTCTGAAGAACTGAATTTCTGCAGGAGGAGATGCAACACCGCCAACTAAAACCTCGACCACTTCTTCCATCAAATTTTCAGGCGTTACCCAGATCAGCAACTCCCATGGAAGGTCGACGTCAGCACTGTAAATGGCCAATGTCACAAGCCCTCTCAAGTCGCCAGCCGACGTCACCTGCCAACTAACTTTGCCATCCACCACCGGCACACTTGCACCAAACTCTGGCGATGCGGTGAGCGTCAGCCCCCCAGGATCCACAACCGCGAGAGTGAGCATTCGGGCTATGTCTTCAGGAATTTCGACCGTCACCTCGTTCGCTTGGGCTCGAATCAACGCGGCTGTTTTGCCAAACGCCACCTCATGGCCATTCACCTTCAACGTGGCCTTCTTCCACGGGCTATCGGTAAAACCGGTGAACGGAAAATCCATCGTTTTGGTTTCATTGTCATAAGGGTTTTTGAAGCTGGCGGTAATGGTCTGCTTGCCTTCCTTGGCAACGGTATATTGGAAATCACTGACGCCAGAATCGTTGGTGGCAACTGTGGTGCTCACCCCATCGACTACCCACTCGACTTCGATACCTTTTACGAGAGCCTGCGTATAGAAAGACTTGAGAGTGACGGACGCCAGCAATGTTTGCCCAATGACAGGAGCGCGAATCGGGGCGCGACTGCTTGCAATGACGCAGCGGAAATGCCCCAGCTTCAAATTGATGATGTGGGGTTTGGCGGTATATCCGCTGCGCAGCCACATTTCCATATCACGGTCTTCGCCGATGGCCGGACAATGCAGTTTGAAGGCCGCGCCGGTCGCAGGCAGGTCCTGAAATTCACCGAGCGCAGGCTCGATGCTGATGGAAGATGAGGTATCCCCGACGATCTGATGACAGGCAATCTGGTTGGTCATCCAGAGGCTGTCAGGCTCGGGAGTGATGCTCAGGAAGTGACATTGCTGCGCTTCTGCACCGTGGCAGATGTATACAGGGCTTGATGTATCGGCGGCGGATTGGGGTTTAATGCTCATCACAAGGCCTCGGGAGTCAGAGACGGTTCGAGTTACTGTTCCGTTTAACTATCGAGGTAATGCGCGGAATGCGGAACTGTCAGAAATGACAGTTCAATTAGAACGAATGGAAATAACCAGTTTTACCGATCCGCGAAATACTCACATCAATGAATTTCTGCAAACGCAGAGCAAGGGAGTTTGAAATCCGAAGAGGCCGTTGACGTCAAATCTCCCGAGTCGACCGATCAGAAATCAACTGCCGCCATAAGAACCAAAATCAACCACGACCTCCACCACACATTCGCCATCCGGAAGTGCAGCCACCGCCTGTATCTTTCTGACGCCTGGGGTCTTGTACACCACGGGCAACATTGCAGCTTTTCCCCCGGGTCCAGTTGCCACGGTTTGGCTTTCATGGTCGGGAACGTCGAACGTGACCGGGATATCGCTGACAGGGCTACCGTTGGAGATGATTTGCACCGCGGATGCGTACACAAGATTGATCTGCGCCAGCACCTTCGTGGGTGGATAGGGTAAATAATGGTCGATCAGATTGATGAACCTGACATGGAAATCCGAGATTCGGCACGGGATCGTCAGTGGCCCCTCTGCATCGGCGGAGTAGACGACCAGAGTGGCGGACGCTTTTCCGCTGGCTCTAGGTGTTACCTGCCAGACGCACGCGCCTTCGACCACATCAACAGGTTCGTCAAAAGGAGGTACCGCAGTGAAACTCTGGCTGTCACTATCACCAAGGCCGAGCCGGAGCTTTTCGATTTCATCTGAAGTAACTTCCACTCTGATTTCGTTGGGTTGCCCTTTGGATAATTTTATATCGTCTCCGGGGCCAACTTCATTACCATTAATAAATACTGTTCCCCACCCAGACTGGGCGAAACCCAAACTCTTTACTTTGCTCATGATCCACCTCCGATGTTTAGGGCGATGTGTAAAGGACTCTTACTTCCCGGCATTCCCATGAAACTTGAACCATGCAGCTTGGAAAGAGCCCGAAATAATGGCTGTCTAGATTCGATTTGAGCGATCTGTTTTATTATCCGCCACAACCGACAAACTCACGGCCAAGGCATACTCCAAGCCCTGCAACGCAAACTGAAACCACTGTCTGACATATGGTTGGCTATATTCAAAGTCGAATCCAGCGACGTGTCTTTATCGAACGTCATCTTCCACGCGTAGACGCCATTTTCTGCAACGCAGGAGTTCCCCAATGGCGGTTCGAAAGATGGCGCAGGCCCGGGTTTATCAGTACTTGAAGCACCTCTTGTCAGGACCAGTTTTTCGGCGAACAGAGGACTCCCGGGTTTGATTTGAATCCTCAGCCAATTGACATGGAGGGTCGCGCCGTAGCGAATCCCGGTGCTCTGGAAATCCGGATAAGGTAGATCGTCGACTCTGACCAGTTCGATTTCATCGGTCACGTTGGCCGACATAACCCAACATGCACGCGAGCTAGGGAGTTCGGCTTCATGGCTGTAGAACACCAGGGTCATGGTGCCGCTCAGCCCCTCTCCTGTCTTCAACTGCCATCTGAACTCGCCATTGTCCGAATGGACTGGTGTTTGGAAGCTCGGCGTCGCTTCGACGACCAGATTTCCCGCTTCAACCTTTTCCAGCATGATGCTTTCGAAAACGTTCGCAGGCGCTTTCAAGGTAATGTTATTGGTTGCGCCACGAACCAGGACAATCGGCCGACCCGATCCAACGGGCTTGCCATTGACTGACAATGTAGTTTGAGCCCACGAGCGCTTTGAATCGTTCATGATTAATCCTCTCGCCTGTACGCCAAGTAGATCGGACGCACGAGTCCCGTGCCTATTCACGACTAATACTTCATAACTTTCAAACTCAACACTGCTCATGCGGGTGCAACAGTCTTTATGAACCGATTGTCCACATTGGTTTTACACAACATCCACCAAAAGGGTGGCCGACACGAATACTCCGGGGGCGTACTCAGCTTCAGCTGTGAAAGTGCGCAATCCCACAGTGCTGTACTTGAAAGCATTTGTAGTCACGACGCCCGCGCCGTCCGTTCTGCTTACGTAAGGTTCATGATCAGGCCTGAAAAAATTCACTAATGCTCCTGAGATCGGGCTTTCATCCGGATATGTGAGCATCAAATCCACGCCGTACCAGTCACCTACCTTGATACTCAACCGATCTGGCGGCAGCGGAGCAGGCTGCCAGACGGATCGAAACCAGAACCTGAGAATGGGGGCGGCCTTGACGACTCGACAAGCCATTCCGAGCGGAGTGGGCATATCCTGGCTGTAGGCAATGAGCGTAATCGGCCCGCTGTAACTGGGCTCAAAACTGATCAGTGTGGTAAATCGGAGGTTCTCGCGTACGAGGTCCTCACCCCAGTCGGGTGAGGCTACTGGCTCTGGTCGCCCGCCGTCGGCGTGGCCCAAGCGTAACGTCCGTACGGCCTGATCGGGTATTGACACTTCTATCTTGTTGTCGGCGCTAGGGCGCAGGTTACCGGTCATACCGGGCAGCCACTCCACACCATTGATTACGATGGTTGCCTGTTTCCAAGGATCATCTGCATTGGCCATAACCAAACCCTCAAGTCGCTATCCGAAAAGGACCAAACCTGACTATCAGGGCATATTCCATTTTGCGTAACTGTCAGATGTGACAGTTCAGTTAGAACCATTCGAGATAATCGGCGCTTCAATCAAACCCATTGTGGTCAACAGCCCTCCGTAAAAAAAGGCAGATCAGGTGCATCCTGTTCTGCCTTTTCCTTGGGCGCGAACGCTGGCAATCACTGAGTGACGCAACGAGTGGTCGTAGTCACTCGCGTCACCTCGCCATTCTCACCCCGTACATCGCCCAGCACATCGGTTTGATCCGTGGCCTGACAGGTACGCACCGGCGGCGGTGGCGGGGTTACGACGGGAGGGGGTGGAGGACTGGCGCAACCGGCAAGCATTGCGGCGCAGAAGGTCAGCGACAAGGCTGTATAAACGCGTTTCCCAGGATTTTTCATAGGTTGACCCGCGATAAGTGATCGACACCTTTTTGTGACAACAGAACGGGCGTGCTAAATCCGTACTGCTGTCATAAAAAGTGTTCGTTATGCTCAATCACTGGCCGAATGCCGGGCAAAACCCTGGAAAAGCTGGCATTTGTTACGTCGTGGGGTCGGGATAATGCAGGGTGTTGCTCTGCAATTCGTAGCGCAACTCTTCGATCAGCGCCGAAACCGATTCGGCCGATTGCAGTTTGGCGATATTCAGGCCACTGATCACCAGGTCGACCTGCCCCGAGACAGGGTGATAGAGCTTGACCGTCAATGAGTGGTCACCCGAGATCGAGCACTCGCACGCCAGGGGCGAGAAACTGCGCTCGATCAGCATGCGCAACTGGGCCAGGGAAATCATTGTTGCGGGGCCGTCAGTCGTGTTTCGGCGTGAGTCATAAACCATTCCTTTAGCATCAGGGGGCAATACGCAGGCGATTCGAAGACACCTGCTGCACCCCATCAGCCTAAGAACGCGCGCCTCGGCTCAACACCTGAATTTGCACCACACGCCCTAGTGCATTTGCACTCTACCGCTGCCCCTTCCCCCGCCACTCCCCGGAAAACAACCCACGCTCGCGCGCCCACACAATGGCCTCGCTGCGACTGTGTACATCGAGCTTGAAGTACACCGTCGCCACATGGTTGCGCACGGTGTTGGGCGCCAGTTTCAGGCGGGCGGCGATTTCCTTGTCGGCCAGGCCTTCGCAGATCAGCCCCAGCACATCGCGCTCGCGGGCGGTCAGGTCGGCGAAGGAGGCGTTGGGCAGTTTCGGTTTGTTGACGTTCTTAACGTTGGCCAGTTTTTCGATCAGCGTGCGGCTGAACCACGAGGCATCCTTCATCACTTCTTCGATGGCCGCCACCAGTTCCAGCTCAGTGCGCTTGCGCTCGGTGATGTCCATCAACACCAGCAGGTAGCAGGGTCGGTCCTGGATGTTCACGGTGTCGGCAGACACCGCGCAGTCGATCAGTTCACTGTCTTTCTTGCGCACGCTGACGTCGATGCGATCCAGGCTGCCGGCCTTTTCCAGTGCTGCGAACAATCGGGTGCGCGCGCCCTTGTCGTGGATGAAGTCGACTTCGGCCAGGGTCTTGCCGAGCAGTTCTTCACTGGGATAAGCCAGGGTTTCGAGGAAGGCTTCATTGACGTCCAGCACCACCTGGTCGGCGGCGCTGCACACCACGATGGGGACGGGAGTCAGGCGATACGCCTTGGCGAAACGTTCCTCGCTCTGGCGCAGGGCGATTTCAGCCTTGCGTCGAGGTTCCATGTCGACGAAGGAGAACAGCATGCAATCCTCGTCGTTTAGCTCCAGGGGCTGGCCGGCCACGATCACCTGTTTGCTGCCGCCAGCGGGCAATCGCAGGTCGGCCTGCATCTGCGGAATGGTGGCGTGCTGGCGCAGGCGCTCGATCGCCAGGTCTTTGTTTTCGGCGTCTTCGAGCACGTCCAGTTCGTAGGCCGATGTGCCAATGACTTGCTCGCGCGAATAGCCGGTCATTTCCAGGAAGCCGGTGTTGACCTTGATGTAACGAAGATCACTGAGTCGGCAGATCACCGCCGGCGCCGGATTGGCATTGAAGGTTTTTTCGAAGCGTTGCTCGGCGCTGGCCCATTCGGTGACATCATCCATGATCAGTGCCAGCGACTCCGGTTCGTCTTGGCGGTCGGTCAGCACCATGCTGCGCACTTTATGCACCCAGGTGCGTTCCTCATCCCCGGTCGGCATCACTTCCACCAGCATATCGCTGAAGGTCTCGCCGCGCGCCACACGGTGGATCGGGTAGTTGTCGGGACTGATCACATGATTGTTGCGGTAACGCAGCGCGAAGCGCTTGGCGTACTCCTCGGCATTCGCCCCCAGCTCGCCGACCTCGGTGACGCCGTGCATGGCCAGCGCGGCGTCATTGGCCCAGAGGATGGTCTGATCCAGTTCCAGCAGGATCACGCCATCGGACAGACCGGCGATGATCTGCTGCAACTGACGGCGATTGGTTTCGGTCGTGAGGACGTCCTGGCTCATTGGCTCTCCACAATGTTGCGCGCCCGACAAATGGCGCTCTGTGAAGATTCCGACCGCAGCGTTCAGTGATCGTGCGGTTGCATGTGCCGCCAGGCCTGCACCGGCGAAACCGACAGTTTGCTGGCCGCCGTTTTCGACCTCACGCCTGCAACGCAAGGAACTCGAAACCCACCTTCTCCGCGATGCCGTCGGCCTCGAGCCACACGGTGAACGGCGCGGCGGTGTCGGCTGGGTCGAAAGTCACTCGCCACCAAATATCCAGATTTTCGATCACCTGCGGCTCTACGGGAAACACCGCGGGAACATCCTGTTCGCCCGTCACCGTTAACGTTATTTTCTTACCGAACAGGCCCTTCCCAACAGGAAACAAATGAAAGCCGAGGGTTTTATCGCGAGCAACGGCAACAATGCCGCGATGTGCGAAAAACCCATTGGTATTCGACGCTTGCAGATAAACTCTTGAGTTCGGGTACCAGGGATGATCAGCCTTATAGGTTTTGCAGGGAAAGACCAGCATTTCATCAACGCTGCGACTGTAAAGAACCAATGTAAAAGGTACGCCTGTATCTCGCGGGTTTATCGTGAACTCCAGTTTCCCCGCCTCTGGTATCACCCAGGTATCGGGATCCGGCGTGATCTCGACGTCAGCCCCGCCTTCCGCTACTCCCAGCCGAAACGAGCCCCACCTCGTGGGTATATTAAGGCTCAATTTATTGTCAAAGTTGTTCTGTAATAACAGTGGCGCATCTCGAGTTTGTCTGTTGTTGCCCATTTGCATCCAGACGTCTTTAAAAGGACTGTCTTCCTGCGTGACCTCGTTATTACTTGTCATAACCCACCTCTTGATGCTCAGAAATGAACTAATTCAGAGGGCTTTACTATTGGAGAAAATTGAACATACAACCACTGTCAGATATGACAGTTTATTAGATCAAAAATAGCGAGACGGGTAGCCTTTAATAATAAAAAAGCCACTCGAACCGGTCTCAAAAATGCGTAGCGGAACGCGAAATTTCTGCGCCATCAGGTCCGCTCACCCTGACGCCCTCTCTCAGGAAAATGATGGCGGCACTTTGCCAGAAATGGGTGCCCAGTCATCCTACAACTTCCAGTTGACATTCCCTGAAACACTCGCAAATAATCGCCGCCAATGTTGTACGACGACGTATAACAAAAAATAAAAACAACAAAAAACAAGGGAGCGTCACTGTGAGCAAACTCGCCCGCAATTCCTCTATCTGCACCCCCCGCCCTACCTTCGTCCGTCGCAATACCCTGAGCCTGATCGGTTGCAGCGGCCTGGCCATGCTCGCCCTGCCTGCCACCAGCAGCGCCGAAGGTTTTGTCGATGATGCCAAGGCCACGCTGAACCTGCGTAATGCCTACTTCAACCGCAACTACACCAACCCGGCCTACCCCCAGGGCAAGGCTGAGGAGTGGACGCAGAACTTCATCCTCGATGCCAAGTCCGGCTTCACGCCGGGACCGGTCGGTTTTGGCGTAGACGTGCTGGGCATGTACTCGCAGAAGCTCGACGGCGGCAAAGGCACCGGTGGTACGCAGTTGCTGCCGATCCACGACGATGGTCGCCCGGCGGACAATTTCGGCCGCCTGGGTGTGGCGCTCAAGGGCAAGGTGTCGAAGACCGAACTGAAAGTCGGCGAGTGGATGCCGGTGTTGCCGATCCTGCGCTCGGACGATGGCCGCTCGTTGCCACAGACCTTCCGTGGCGGTCAGGTGACCTCCAACGAAATCAACGGCTTGACGCTGTACGGCGGCCAGTTCCGGCAGAACAGCCCGCGCAACGATGCGAGCATGGAAGACATGTTCATGAACGGCAAATCGGCATCGTTCAGTTCCGACCGTTTCAACTTCGGCGGCGGTGAGTACGCGTTCAACGACAAGCGCACCCAGGTGGGTGTGTGGTACTCGGAACTCAAGGACATCTACCAACAGCAGTA
Coding sequences within:
- a CDS encoding DUF1652 domain-containing protein, which encodes MISLAQLRMLIERSFSPLACECSISGDHSLTVKLYHPVSGQVDLVISGLNIAKLQSAESVSALIEELRYELQSNTLHYPDPTT
- a CDS encoding PAS domain S-box protein, which codes for MSQDVLTTETNRRQLQQIIAGLSDGVILLELDQTILWANDAALAMHGVTEVGELGANAEEYAKRFALRYRNNHVISPDNYPIHRVARGETFSDMLVEVMPTGDEERTWVHKVRSMVLTDRQDEPESLALIMDDVTEWASAEQRFEKTFNANPAPAVICRLSDLRYIKVNTGFLEMTGYSREQVIGTSAYELDVLEDAENKDLAIERLRQHATIPQMQADLRLPAGGSKQVIVAGQPLELNDEDCMLFSFVDMEPRRKAEIALRQSEERFAKAYRLTPVPIVVCSAADQVVLDVNEAFLETLAYPSEELLGKTLAEVDFIHDKGARTRLFAALEKAGSLDRIDVSVRKKDSELIDCAVSADTVNIQDRPCYLLVLMDITERKRTELELVAAIEEVMKDASWFSRTLIEKLANVKNVNKPKLPNASFADLTARERDVLGLICEGLADKEIAARLKLAPNTVRNHVATVYFKLDVHSRSEAIVWARERGLFSGEWRGKGQR
- a CDS encoding OprD family porin, which translates into the protein MSKLARNSSICTPRPTFVRRNTLSLIGCSGLAMLALPATSSAEGFVDDAKATLNLRNAYFNRNYTNPAYPQGKAEEWTQNFILDAKSGFTPGPVGFGVDVLGMYSQKLDGGKGTGGTQLLPIHDDGRPADNFGRLGVALKGKVSKTELKVGEWMPVLPILRSDDGRSLPQTFRGGQVTSNEINGLTLYGGQFRQNSPRNDASMEDMFMNGKSASFSSDRFNFGGGEYAFNDKRTQVGVWYSELKDIYQQQYFNLSHSQPIGDWTLGANLGYFIGKEDGSALAGDLDNKTAFAMLSAKYGGNTFYVGLQKLSGDDVWMRVNGTSGGTLANDSYNSSYDNAKERSWQLRHDYNFVALGVPGLTLMNRYISGDNVHTGTITDGKEWGRESELAYTVQSGPLKNLNVKWRNASIRKNFSTNEFDENRIFISYPISLL